From Lathamus discolor isolate bLatDis1 unplaced genomic scaffold, bLatDis1.hap1 Scaffold_304, whole genome shotgun sequence:
GAGATAACGTGCGGGAACGCGCGGCCGAGCCGGCGGCGGAGACGCGCGGCGGCCGCGCCGTCGAACACCTCCTGCAGGCAAAGGACGTCGGCGTCCGGGGGGAAGCGCTCGGACAGCggcggctccggctccggcgGCCccggctcctccgccgccgcctccgGCTCCGCCACGTCCAGGGCCACGCTGCGCCCGGCGCGCACGGTGCCCCCGTAGCCGCTGGcccggcggggccgcggcccgACCAGGCCGGCGCGGTCGCTGTCGGGGCCCGAGGTGGTCGGGACGAGGCGGCGGGCGATGTCCGCGGCGCGCTGCGGGGTGCGCCCCAGGTTGCTGAACTTGGCCAAGCCGctgggcaggaggcagaggtTGGCGCTGACGAACGTGAAGGTCCGGGGCTGCCGCAGGTCCCAGGGCTCGGCCGGCGCCGCTGCCGTGCGCTGGTAAAGGAAGGGGCTCCGCGCCGCCTGCAgcggcagccacagcagcagccccagcgcCGTGAGCGGCAgcgacagcagcagcagcgccgcGAGCACCGGCCCCGCCAGCGCCCACGCGGCGCAGCCGCGGCACCAACCGCacgggccccgccgccgccgctcccgctCCGCCGTCGTGGGCCGCAGGTCCAGGAGCCGGTCCAGGGCCCAGGAGCCGGGAGCCAGCAGCGCCCGGGCCACGGCGTCCAGAGCCGCCAGCGCGGGGCTGCGGAACGGGGCCTCCGGCAGCGGCGTCGCGGGCCGGGCGCTCGGCGCGGGGGCCCCGCCGGCACCTGCGGGGCACGGAGCCGCGTCGGGACCGAGCCGCCTCGGCCCCCGCCTCCCCCGTGCGCGCCCCGCGGGGGCACCGGAGCCGGGCGGGGGCCGCGGGGGCACCGGCGCCGCCGGAGCCGCCAAGGGGCTGAGCCCGGCGGGTTCCCGGCACCGCGGGGGGCAGGACCCGGCGCCGCGGCCGAAAGCGCCGCGTCTGCCCCGGCACCGCCTGCGGGGCCTGAGCGAGCCTCCCCGAGCCCTGCCCGAGCCCTGCCCGAGCCCTGCCTGACCCCGGGTCCTGCCCAAGCCCGAGCCCTGCCCGAGCCCTGCCCGAGCCCGAGCCCTGCCTGACCCCAAGCCCTGCCTGACCCAAAGTCTTGCCTGAGTCCTGCCTGGGCCCTGCCCGAGCCCTGCCTGAGCCCGAGCCCTGCCTGAACCAGAGTCCTGCCTGAGTCCTGCCTGAGCCCGGGTCCTGTCCAAGCCCAGGTCCTGCCTGAGCCTGGGTCCTGGTCAAGCCCAAGTCCTGCCTGAACCAGAGTCCTGCCTGAGTCCTGCCTGAGCTggagccctgctccagcctgagTCCTGCCTGAGTCTAACCTGACCCTACCCGAGTACTGACCGAGCCTGGGTCTTACCTAAGCTTGAGTCCTCTCTGAGTCCCATCTGAGTCCTCTCTGAGTCCTGCCCCAGTCTAACCTGACCCTACCCGagtcctgccccagcc
This genomic window contains:
- the LOC136006573 gene encoding sphingomyelin phosphodiesterase 3-like isoform X2, which codes for MEPGAVEGEGAGGAPAPSARPATPLPEAPFRSPALAALDAVARALLAPGSWALDRLLDLRPTTAERERRRRGPCGWCRGCAAWALAGPVLAALLLLSLPLTALGLLLWLPLQAARSPFLYQRTAAAPAEPWDLRQPRTFTFVSANLCLLPSGLAKFSNLGRTPQRAADIARRLVPTTSGPDSDRAGLVGPRPRRASGYGGTVRAGRSVALDVAEPEAAAEEPGPPEPEPPLSERFPPDADVLCLQEVFDGAAAARLRRRLGRAFPHVISEVQLGSARRGRIVGYLGCTHLQAPAGDGAVRDAQLRLALRWLQRFQQEQARGGDLVAFDVLCGDLNFDNCSRGDQLNQRHQLFELYQDPCRQGPGQDEPWAIGTLLNYLEIYEEPVSTPEKMKRTLSTPGGRCRFLAGPILASGHPDTAFPGPCRGRRVDYAVFRPRPPLRTDVAAVSFITCLATCSDHLPVALSLHVGPGAP